In the genome of Hirundo rustica isolate bHirRus1 chromosome 16, bHirRus1.pri.v3, whole genome shotgun sequence, the window TGGCATTCTAGACCGGAGGTCATTGAGCTCTTTCCTTTCCCTACAGCCTGAAGAAGAACACGCACACATATTTCTACACCAGCTTTGTGGCCTACATTTTTGGGCTGGGCCTCACCATATTCATCATGCACATCTTCAAGCATGCCCAGGTGAGCTCCACCCTGCTGTCTCCTGTGGATGCACATCCAATTGTGTCAGGCCAGCTTGGCCACAAAGTTCCTGCGTCCTGCCAGGAAAAAGTAGATTTATTCCTTCCCTTGGCTTTGGTTTTCCAGTACCTGCCTGTACCTTTCCCTGCCCAAAgctcctgtgcccagctggagcagaggccTGCTCAGGGCAAGGCTTCTTGCTTCCAACAACAGCCCCTCAGCCAGGGGCCCTGTGATTTTTGGCTCTTTGTAACCAAGCTGCCCTGAGCATGCACTGGCTTTGCAGCAGGGGGCTCTGGGAGCCCTCATACTGTGTTCTGCACAGGGGCTCTCAGTGTGTTCATGGCCCACTGGGACCTCACAGCGAGgattttcacagaatcccagaatggtttgggaaaGGACCTTGGAGACCATCTTGTttcaactcccctgccatgggcagaaacaccaaccACCAGACAAGTTCTGCTCCACACCCTgttccaacctggccctgaacaattccagggattgaacatccacagcttctctgggcagcttgtGCTGCaatctcaccaccctcacaggaaagaatttcctcctaatatccaatctagcttcatgctgctgcagctctaaCTTAGCTCTTGAAGCTGCTTTTACAGGTGTTAACTCCCTGGGTAGCCGTGTGACAGATACCATGGGTGCAGAGAGGACAAGGCCCTGAGCTGGCCTTGCACTCCACCCTCGGGGCGATTTGTGGTTTGGTTTAACAGttgtttttcctccccacagCCTGCGCTGCTGTACCTGGTCCCCGCCTGCATTGGATTCCCGCTTCTCGTGGCCTTGGCAAAGGGAGAAGTAACCGAAATGTTCAGGTGAGCCTCAGCTGGCGACGGAGCTGTTTTGCCGGCGGTGCTGGAGCACATGAAGCGTGCAGATGTTCCCAcgcctgggcacagctggagggaCGGGTTCATCTGGGCATGCTCTGGGTGTGCGCCGGCACGTGCGTGGGTGGAGGGAGCAGGTCTGTGTTTGTACATGCCGGGCCTGGCTCCAGCCGCCTCCCGGGAGctgggtgggagctgtgccGTGGTACCAGCAGGCAGCACCTGGTATTGCTTTACGCCCCAGTGACAGGCTCTTCCCATGCgctggcaggcaggggagggtggGACCGCACACCTGGTGTGGAGATACTTGGTCATTGTGTCCCAGGgcctgtgggtggggaaacgAAGCCGGCTGTGAGAGCAGCCAAGGCTGGTTCGAGCACATCCCAACCTCCCTACTTGGGCAAAGTCTcctggtttgcagcagtctccctgccccagagactgtgggggagggagggggactGGGCTGTTGTGCTCAGCTGTTCTCAGAGCCTGCCCAGGCTGTCACTGGACAGCTCCGGCCTCCTGCCCGAGAGCTGTTTGTCCACCATGCTCGAAACTTGGTGGTGGCTCAGCACAGTAACGATGGTTGatgcagaggagggaagggaacaTCGTAAGGGCAGGGCTGTGTATCCTCCAGCCTCCCCAGTGCCTCAGCCCAGGGAGCGTTCCTGAGCTCCCAGCCTGCTCAGAGGGAAACTGGGCGCAGCAGGAAGCCAGctgtcctccctcctccctcccctcccctgggaGATGCAGGTATGCATGTTCCCAGCGGCTCTCAGCTGGGTcgtccccagccctgccgcACCTGCCCCTCCTTTGATGTTTGCTTCTGACAATCgctgctgcaggcactgagTGTCCTGGGATCGTCCTTCCTGTGCACCTGGGATCCTGCAGCCGCTTTCCCCAGTGCTGTGACTCAccagctgacagcagcagcacctcctgccaGGAAACTGGAGAGAGATGAGCTGTGAGGCTGGGCCCGCTGGGCAGCAAGGAGTGCAGGGAGCCCGGCAGCCAGGGGTTAGTGCCCTCCCAGAGCAGTAGCACAAGCTGCTCCCGCAGCCAAGTTGCCAGGGCAAGGGCAGGATGCTGGAGGGTTGCAAACTTGACGGCCCCTGGGGAACAGACCTCCCTTGAAGTGGCTCCAGTTGCAGGCAGAGGAAGTGGGATTCAGAGGGACTGATGCCTGGAGGGCAGTGGCTCCCACCGCAGGAATCCCACCAGGTgtagctctgctgtgctgctttggtGCGCCCAGAtcctccctggagctggcagtCCCTGTGGTCTCCGCCTGCACATGGTGTCTCACAGCAGCGAGGGTCTGCAGGCAGGGTGGGAGTGAGCAGATCTGTGCTGGTGGAGCAGAGGTGGGTGACATTGGGACCAGCTCCATGGCTCTCAGCCTTGCCAAACCTCCCTAGGCTAGGCAGGAAGCTCCACTCTGCCTCCCTCAGCAGTGTGAACCCATCCTGCCCCCCACATCTGCTGTGGGCACGCTGTCCTCAAGCGGCAGGACAGGGTCTGCTGCATCTGtcacctgcccagcccctgggctgctccacTGCCACCTCTCCACTGCCCAGGCTTGCTCTCCCTAGGTTCTGGCTGTCTGACTCTGCTTATGCCAGTGGGAGCTGTCTCTTCCCTGAGTTTCAGTGCTCGTTTTTGCAtgctgcagccctgtcctggAGTCTGCAGGCAAGGAGAGGCCAGCAGGTGTGAGCAGGTGAAGGGGGATGCCAGGCTTCCTGCACAGGGCGGTGCGTTCTGGGTGCTCTCACTCCAaaactcttctgctttttctctctcttcccccctcctcctttctGTCCTTGTCTTTCCCTTCCTgcttcctctctctcctgcagCTATGAATCCTCTGCTGAAATCTTGCCTCACACACCAAGACTCACCCACTTCCCCACGGTGTCTGGCTCGCCGGCCAGCCTGGCTGATTCCATGCAGCAGAAACTGTCCTGTCCCCGCCGACGCCGGCAGCAGAGCCCTAGTGCCATGtagccactgctgctggggccCCTTGTCTGTCGCTCTGGCCAGGTAGGGGCAGGTCCTGGCTCTCCCTGGCCCAAGCTCTCCCTGTTCCCAGTTCTCCTCACtccatgggagaggctggagctgttGCCATGCTGCTGTGGGCTGGCTTCTCTCCTGTTCTGAGAGAGGAGGCTGGGAAGGGCAAGAGGATTTGATATCCCAGACTTTGTCCTTTCTGCTTGGAGCAGCATTCCTATTTCCTTAGCCAAAGCCCTGGGGCCACTGCTGGAGGGGGTTTGCAGCCGGAGGAGTGAGACCCTGGGAGGGAGCGCTGCTGTTGGTCTTGCTGCAGTTCCCCTGTTAACCGGCCCCGCTGGCACTCGTGCTCAGCCAAGGAAAGCATGTGCTATCCAGGATATCCAATAGTGAACAAGGATAGATCCCCAAGCGCAGAgctggcccctggctgggcTCACCCCATCCTCGGAGATATCCAGGAGGGATGCATCCCTCATctccctgcctgggctctgccccatggggcttcctgtgctgggggctgatggctggagcccaccttgtcctcaacagcagcagggcagaacCCAAGGCCGCAGGCTGGGCTGTCCCCACATGGCACAGGGCTCTGTCTccagggaggagctggcccCACTCACGTCCCTCTTGTCCCCAGCTACGAGGAGAGCTCAACCCCCAAGGAGGCGCCAGGGGCTTCCAAAGAAGAGCCAACAGAAGCCTCCAAGAAGGAGAAGTGACCTTGCCCGTGGGCTGTGCCTGGCGCTGCCGGGCTGGGGCCCTTTAAGACCCTCTGCAAGTGACAGACGACAAAACAATTGTGCAAGAGCATCGTGTTGTGTGTGTCGGAGCAGCCACCCAGGTGGGGTATCGATGTATGCcggtttttaaattttgtattgTGCATTTGCTTTCTCTCATATTAAACCATATTGAAGGAAGGAGTGCTGGCGTGGCCGTGCCCCTGCTCAGCCGCCCAGCCGGCTCCGGGATTGGCATCCAGCTCACCCGCCTTCTCCCAGTGGAGCTGGTGGCCATTGTCTGGCTGTTTCCAAGTGACCAAGTGACcgtccccttccccctcccactTCTCTGGCACTGGGCCTtcccccagcctggcccctgcTCTGCGATACCCAGATTTAGGGCCGGAGTCACTGAGCCCTGTGTGGGTTCGGGCCGAGATCTGGCCCCAGAGAAGGGTGGCTGAGCAGGGATCGGGATGCAGGAACCCCAGAGGGTGGGGATGTGCTTTGCCTCAGCTGCTGGGGTGCTCAGCAAGCTGAGGATAACGCCCCATGGCCTGggggagcaggaatgggaggggtaaccccaaacccaaccctgGAGCAGAGTGAAGACAGCATGGATTGTCCCCCTTCCTTGCAGGGAGCCAGGCACCAtcctgggatgggcagaggaTGCTGGTGCAGCCATGGGGGCtgaaggggctgcaggcaggggcagctctAGCCTCCACTTCAGCTTCCACTGGGACCAGCTGCCTTGTgtcctgcagcactggcagtGTCCTCCCTACCCCTCCTGGGGGCCCTGTGGAGGATCCTGCATCCCTTCGGCCATGCCCACTGCCAGAATAAATAGAAAGTGTTTGCTGGCTTGGCAGCTCCTCCACAAAAGCCGTATTGAACCATTATTCCCTGCGCCGGCTGCGAGCACTAAAAGTGGCGCCTCGCGTTCTGCCATCTAATGACCCTTCGCAGGCTCCTACAGATGTTTTCTATGACTTACAGCTCCTTTTCCAACAGCCCTGTCCGCAAAAACAAGAGGGGCCACTTTAATTCCAATTAAATACCTCCAGCTAAGCAAACAGTGTGCAGCAGGGTCTGGGTACAGCGCGGCCGCCAGGCCCAGCCCACCGAGTCACTGAGTCTAGACTCCAGATGTGATTTCACCAGCCTCCAGTGTTCCGTGGAAAAGGACTTCGGCTCTGCCGTGGGGTGCAGGACCCTACCCCGAGTCAGGACCCCGCTCCCCAGCCTGGTGTGTCCCTTGGTGTGGGGCTGGCACTACATCCTGGGAAGCTCTGCATCCTCCCTGGCTTCAGGTGGTAGGAGCTGCATCCCTGTGCAGCCTCCAGAGCCCCAAGAGTTCAGGAGCAGGCTGGGGTGTGCTCAGGGTACTCCCCGTGCCAGCATCACcctccagccttgctgctgctgccctgcagagctccgagcagctcctgcctgctgtaGGTGTGGTGGAAGCGTGGCCGGGAgctttcccagggctgcagggagcggAAGgcctgggaaggggagagcGGGGTCACGACTCACCCTGCCTGGCCGATAAGCCGGGGCCGGCCAGGAGGAAGGAAGTGTGTTGGGCCCTGCAAGGAGCCGCCAGTGGAGCCGGCACTTCAGCACTCCCCGGTTCGCTCGCCTGCTGCACCTGGGCCTGTGGCACCTCCGGTCCCCGGCAGGGCCGAGGCCGCACGGCTCCACTGTGTCTGGGCCGCTGCTGGGACACTTTCCCCTCTCCGCAGGGTCCCTCCGGCGTGGTGGGGGCTGCGGAAACATGGATGTGCCGACTCCGGCAGGAAACCTCCATCCACTTAACTGCGCCCAGCTAGGGCAGGGGCCGAAAGTGCCtgttctgctgccagcagacGTGGGGTTTGGGATGATCCTCACCCACCCGCTCACCCATGGCACCTCAGGGCAGTGGGGTAGATGCCTGTTGGTTAGGGGAGCTCCTGGGCACACAGCCCTTGTGCCAAGCTCCCATCAGGAACTGCAGTGGGGTGGGATTGGCTGACCTGGGGGTGCACAGGATGCAAACGCCAGGCAAGGGGAGGGTGGTTTCATGTCTGGGgagtgctggtgcctggggtgAGGGGGGACACACCAGGGCTGCCTGTCTCTAGGGCCCTGTGGAGCCTTCCCACCGCAGCTGGATGATGATAGGTGCTGCAGATGGGCCTCATGCTCTACCACCCCGGGTGTGGGATGCTTTGTTGCAATGCTGGGTGTTGGTGACGAGCGCTGGGGTCCCATGGAGTGGTGGGTGCTGGTGGTCAGAGCTGGGGTCCCGTGTGATGATGGGTACTGGCAGTGGCGCCCGCCCGGCGGCTGcgagcagggagaggaagcagcccaaggcagccccagccccagccggcCGCCGAGGAGGGGCAGGAAGCTGGAATAAATCCCAGGAAGGGctgcctggctccagctggTCTGGGCTGCAGCGGATGGAAGCTGGGAACGGGAAGGGAGAAGGCGGGAGGGGAATGCGCAGGGGCTTTCTCAGGCCTCGGCCTCGCTCCAGCTGTGCCGGCGGCCCCGGCACATCTGCAACCCTGGCTCAGCACTGTCATGCGGACATGGGGGGGTGGAAGCTCTGTGCAGCCTCAGGGGTGACCTGTGGATGGCACCGGGAGAGAGGATCCGGACGGAGCCCAActccagccagggcaggagcagcccaagTTTGGGGGTCCTGGTCACTGGTGGGGGGGACAGCCTGACCTGCGGCATCCATGCTGCCTTCCAGCCCTGCATGCCAGAGAGCGGGGCTGCGTGCTGCCGGTTCTGGGGTGCCGGCTGTACCCCGTCTCCCCCATCAcatcagcacaggcagctccgCGGCCCCGGGGCCTGGCGCGGCCGTGCCCTGTGTGGTCCCGGCGGGCTGGGGGCGGCCGGGGGCTTTGATGTGCTCGGCTGCCGGGCAACCCCTGCTCAGCGCAAAGCAGCCGCCCCCCGGCTGCCCCCCCGGCCGGGCTGAGCCCCGCCAGCACCATATGGCCGAGGCTGCTGTTACCGCGCCGAGCGCCCCGTTCCCAGAATTGAGATGGAAATGAAGCTCTGTGTTCTGCCGGACAACACCGCTGCGCCGGCCGGCACGCCGTGCCAGGCCCGGACCCCGCAGCCAGCTGTGGCCAAGGCAGTGTCCCGGTGCCACGCTGgcagccctgagcccagcaccCCATCCTCGGCACCCCAACATGCAGAGGGGTGCGGTGAGCGCGTCCCTACTCTCGGGGGCATCccgtgggctggggcagctggagcggcgctgccggcgtggcagtgccagggcggCTGTGCCACGTGTGCCACGGCACCCACCGCGGCCACCAAATCCATCCCCGTCCCCACGCCGCTCGGGGTGGCCGGTGGCAGGGCCGCGGGGTCCGGCTCGTCCTGGCATTGTTGACGGCGCAGCTGGCGGTGGCGGCGGCCGGCCGGCGGCCCTGAAAGACATTCCTGTGCACAATGTCCCCGGCCTCCCGCCGCGGCCCGGCCACTGCCGCCAGATGGGGGCTAATTAGCAGCTTTGAGAGCCGCGGTGGGaaccgggcagcgccgggccctCCGCCGAGCCCTGAATGGAGGGGGCGACCCCAGCGCCGTGCCCACCCTGGGAACCGCCACCGCACCaggctgggggacacagggaggagggacagagggagggacagggggatccagctcccctccccagccaggctggcagggtTGGAGTTGATGCATGCTCTCCGGGACTGCTGCCCTCCCCAGAAGAGGAAGAACGGGGAGAGGCCTTCAGCACCCTGAATGCCTGGGGACCTGCAGCAGGGTCTGCCTCCCCAGCCCAACCCCATAAAGGACAGGGAGAGCTGCGCTGGCACTTGGGCGCCCGTGTTGGTGTGCCAGGCAGGGTGTacgtgtgcatgtgtgtgtacatgtgtgtgtttgtgcttaCCCGTATGTGCATCCATTCGTGTGTGCCTCTGTTGTGTGCGTTACTTGTGGCTGTGTTTGGGCTCCACAGGTTTGCATGTGCGTGTGAATCCTTCCGTGCACGTATTTGGGTATGTCCCACACGTATCTGTGTGTGCAAGCACGTGTGTGTGCACACGCACACCCACCCTGCGTGTCTGTGTCTGCACACACACCCGGGAGTGTCTGTGGGAGCAGCTTTGtctgcctccctcccttcccacaccATTTCGTGCTGCTCGGGGTGTGCCGGGGTCTCGCTCGGGGGCCCTCCCCGGGCGCTGCCTGCCCTCCCCGCAGGTGCGGGGTAATTAGCAGTAACGCTAATTACAGCTCGGACCAGAAACCCTTCGGGGCAAGGACCGGCTGTTTCGCACAGTGGCGGAATCTCCTCCACCGGTTTCCCCCGCGGCAGGACCGTGCTCGCAGCCCACTCCCCGCGCCGCCCCACGCACCCAGCGCTCGACCCCTCTGCCCGTCCCTCGGCTGGACCCGAACCTGGCGACCCCGGGCCCGGCAGCCGCCACCGAGCAGCTCTACGGAGGTTTGAGCCGCGGGAGAACGGGGGACTCCGAACTTGGGGCGGAGCACGGGCTGCCCCCCGTGAGGATGCCCGTGTGCCTGTGCCACCGTGAGCCCCCGGTGCCCCGGTGAGGGGTCCCCGTGCCTCCTGTAAGGTCCCGGTTCCCCCGTGTCCATGTGAGGATGTCTCCGTGGGAGTGCCGGTGTCCCCTTGGGGGTGGCGATGTCTCGGTGGGGGTCCCGGTGCCCCCCGTAGGGGCCGCAGGTGTGcgtccccgccccgcccccgtCGCCATGGGCAccgcccgcccggcgccgcgcTGACAGCGCGCGGGGTTTTATGAATGGGTGACGTCACGACCCTGGCGTCTCACGGTCTGAGCCGCCGCCAGTCGGGGGGGGGCCGCGGGGAGTGCGGGGGGGCCGAGCCCCCGGAGGGACACCGGGGGCCTGGAGAGGACAAGGGGCCAgcggggccgcggggagccCGACACCGGAGCAAGCACCCCCGTTAATTGCGGGGCAGGGTGGGCGCTCCGCACCGCCCCGCCGCTGTCCCTGCACCGCGACCCAAGCCCGGCGCGGCTCTCTCCCCGCCGTTGCCCCTTTAAGACGCTGCCCTAAGGGGCGCATGAATGGAATGGGCGGGGCTGTGCCCGCCCGTTCTGCGCTGCCATTGGCCGAGGCttccccgcggccccgcccacCCGTCGGCGGCGCTCTATAAGAggcgcggcggggcgcgggctCCTTGTCCGCCCCCAGTTCCCGTCCTGCTCGTCTCGCTCGCCGCCCCTCGCCATGAAGGTCGCCGCTGTCGCTCCTTCGCCGCTGCCCGCGGGCGCCGGCGGCCCGCTGAAGGCGGTGCGGCCCGGGGAGGCCGCTCGCTGCGGGCCGGGCCCAGGGGTGTCTCCGGTGGCGGCGGAGCAGGCGGCCGCGGCGCTGCTGTACGATATGAAAGGCTGCTACTCGCGGCTGCGGGCGCTGGTGCCGACGCTGCCGCGGCACCGGAAGGTCTCCaaggtggagctgctgcagcacgtTATCGACTACATCTGGGActtgcagctggagctgcagtgcGGCCCCCCTCGCCCCGCCGCTGCTGCGGACTCCCCTGAGGTGAGTGTGGACCCCACGGCACCGGCTCAGACCCGCGCTCCTGACGGGCAGCACCGGAGTTCCTTGGAATCTCCTTCCCCCGCCCCAT includes:
- the ID1 gene encoding DNA-binding protein inhibitor ID-1 is translated as MKVAAVAPSPLPAGAGGPLKAVRPGEAARCGPGPGVSPVAAEQAAAALLYDMKGCYSRLRALVPTLPRHRKVSKVELLQHVIDYIWDLQLELQCGPPRPAAAADSPEAPCIPAADRILCR